TTTATTTGgattcaagttttaaaataatttcaaaatttttttcgaCTCTAAATGGATGGTAGATGGCTCCACTTTTAGTTAACAGGTGTGTCACTTTCCACCCAAGTTGCCTTAGATATCGGATAGATATCGGATGAGAGTGGCTCCAACTATGGCGAAGCATTTTAAAGCCAAGTTGCCTTGAAGCATTTTAAATTTGTTAGttaagattaaaaaagaaaactcaaatcCAATTATTAATAACATTTTAGATTTGCTATGCAATTTTataattgaatatcaatctAAGCCAATATATGACTGGATTTCAATCAAAATTTGGCCAGTtaatatccaatttcaaatttgtcTAAACCCAACTTGGCTTTAAAAACTAGAATCCagtgttgaatttgaatccatttttaATTACATAGAATCAAACTAAATATGATTTGGTAAAGAGTAGATCGAAATTTGGAACCTTTAATTTTCATAGGTCTACTTGCAAAACCTGAGTTCCGATATCAACATACCACATTACCATTAGACCGTCTGAATCGAATCAGTTAAGACGATACGGACTACCGGCCTTTTCTCAGTCCAGTTCGCATCTGATACTGATGCGAGCATGTCTTGCTCGGAGTGATTTTTCCAATCTCGATTTcgttaaaaaaaaggaaagccacCTCGAACTCATGGATGGTGCAGTTCGCGCCATCATAGAGGCAATCCATGCCAGTCCCTCCCAGGCGGTTCTCTATGTAACTGGTGGTGCCTCTCAGGTGATGCGTGTTCTTCacttttcatctctttctcttgctttccttgtttcttgttttatatTTCGTTAGCCGTTTGTTGGTGTCTCGTGTTCAGGCTCTTGGGTGGCTCATGTCTGTGCCAGGGGCTTCCAACACTATTCTTGAGGTTCTTGTTCCCTACTCTCGTGCTTCCATGGCTCAATTGCTGGGAAAGGTGCGTTTTAGTTATGCATTTCTTGACGACCCATCAGCACACTGTTGATATTTTGATGGTTTATCTAGTAGAAGTATCCCGTTTTCTGGTAATCGTGGATTCTAACATGGTGGCCGCACTGATTCTTTTGGGGGATTCTGTGAAATCTTGGTTACTAATCATGATGGTCATATTTTCAATCTTGTAGTACCCGGGGTGCATGTGGCTAGGTGTTTCAAAATAAGTTTCATTAGTGAAGAGCAAAGCAGGGGaacttttcctgtttttttatGATAGTTCCTTAAAGGTGATCTAGACCAAAATTTTGCATCGACGACGTAGTCTTTGGTCAGTTAGTTAGACTATCTAGTGACTTCGCAGTTCGTAATCTCTGAGGCTTGCGACACCTTCAGAGGATGGAACTTATAAGAGATGATCTATCTTCTAGACTTCCTAAGAAAGAATCTGCTCAAGTCCATTAcattagaaaaagaagaagaagaagaagaaaaggttcAAAAAGTTTACAATCTTTACTTTTCAATGCTTGGCCAAATAATGATCATCTCTGTATTAGGATAGTTACTTCTTGTATACATAAACCTATGAAAGGGTTTAGTAATTGTGTAGGGCAGACCGAAAATCAGCTGTGGTCGCAGGTCATCTTTAAAAGCCAGCAGCAGTAGGCCTTTTCCATATCACACAAGTTTGTTGCTGCATTTGAGCAACTTCTCATTAGAATTTTGAATTAGCCTAAGTTGAGCAAGATGGAATCATGGATGCTGTCGGTTAGATAGATTTATGTTGCTGATCAAGCATGGAGAAGGGCCCTGTTCAGGATATGTCACATATCCATGGGGCTGGTGGCACAACAACTCTAATGCCTGCCTTTGATATGCATCAAGCTGTTTGATGATGGTTCTGAAACCAGGTCGTAAACCATTTTAAATATTAAGGACATCAAGCtatctaatttttttggttgcattGCATTCTAGGCAGCAATGAATGGATCTTGATCCCCAAGCAACTCATGAACTTTCCCTATGAGTGTGCGATGCTTTGGAGATGGAACTATCAGATGTGTAGTTCGCCCTTGAAAACTCATGTAAATTTTAACAAGTAAGCAATTTACATTTTCGTAGTGTAATTGATTAGAAAATGTGGCGGTGGATTATCTGCCAgccttcatttttatgttattgcAAAGAACTGTTGGTCCTCTGAACTAGATCTTGGATCAATTTACCAATCTTGGTAAAGTCGGAATTTGGTTATGTTTCAATGAAGACCAAATAAATGGTGACATCCATGCCATAGTATATCTGGATTTTCTTTTGATAGGGCATTTAAAACAAGTTTATTGTTAGTTGGATTGGTGCAAAATCAACCTCATTGTGGCCAGACAACATTGTCTTCTGCCAAAGTATTAATGAACAATTGGTTGTCAGTCTCATTACAAGATGCTGATTATGCTTCTGATGCTGAACATGAAAGAACAAACTCCTTCTTGATACCTGAAGGAGCTGGGAGTTGGTTTCCAGCAGTTCATGACATCTTGCTTGACACGTAATTTCATAGAGTTGACAAAAGGTTCAGCTATGTGGATAATTCTTCAGTATTAAAAGGTCACTTTTTTACtggttgttttgaaagaaattgTAATAGTCAgatgcatttgattgacataaAAAATTCTGAGTTTGCTCTTAACATGCTTACATTAAGTCTTATCCTCTTTACATGCTAAACATCAAAGTTAGTCGTTTAACATGAAGTTTGCTGTACTTTTATCCATCTTAtactctttcttctttgtttcttcttattCTGTCCTATTTCAATTGACAGGAACAAAATGAGCTCAAATGTTTACATTATAGATTCACATAGACCATTGCTGGTGCTAAGTAGCATCTATGTGATGTTCAGCATTAGTAGCTATCTATATTTCTCAATCCTTCTAGGGCTCATAGGAAGGTTGATGAAACAATCTCGTTatgtttgatgtttttcttgATTCATGACACCTgttgattattttaatatattttgtaGGTTCCTACACAATTTGCTAGTAGACATACTGCAGAAGAATTGGCATTGTTGGCTTATAATCGTGGAACTCAACTTTCAAAGACTGGTAATGAATCCAGGCTGAAATTAATATTAGCATGATATGGACATGGCAGACTTAATGTTTGATAATGGTCTTTCTGATGCAATATGATGAACTTATGCTTGCTTTTAAAGCATATTCTGCATGTAGCTTCTATGTACAATTAGTCTACTGGTGATTTGATTATGTTCCTCAACTGTTACCATTTTGAACCATTGTTAcatatatcatgatatttttggaaaaattgcGATAGTAATaagcaaaatgagaaaaacgaaaaaaaccaagaaaaccatatttttttgaaaaaagattaaaataaatttatcacatttttatcacatcttttttcctgtttttttatttttctcatgttttaaattAGTATcatcatgaattcaaatttaaacttaagtAAAGTTATTTATGAtaatttatcatcattaaaacatttatttttatatttttatctaGTATTTgaatgtcttcttattagtttctcatttattttatttttacctaattcttatatttttttttccattctcctgagattttcccaagaaaaacaactttgccaaaataccgaagaaaaacctcgccattaaaaaattgataatgacatttgtgacaatgttgAACCATGTCtttttatttgaaagagaagGTAAAACTTTCAGGTGTTGTCACTTGTAATGATTGGAATGCTTGAATGTACTTGTTCTGCGTTCTTTCATGGATAGCATGATATTGTTATGAGATGTCATATGacttaaaaattagaaaaactttCATGTATATGATCTGAACTATGGTCTTTAATTATGTAAGTGTACAATGAAGCATCAACTAGTATGTTGTTTGATGACACAAAATTCCTAGACTAAGTACAAGAAGATTGAAACACAGATGTTGATAATGGCATGAGATGCTTGAGAATGAGAAATGAACAACATTTCATGAGTGCCAACATGTGGCAGAtggctcttcttctttttacatCATATATTTTTGCATGCTGGGAAGATCATATTTGGTATTATaatgttcaaaattcaaattgctGATGCAAAGGTTGGACTCTTCTTGTTTTGAATGTTATATAGACATTTACTccctttttccatttctcttttttcaaattatttgtatcttttttcttgaagaatttTTCTATCCTTCGgtatgtttcaaacttttttaaTCTGTTTTGATCTGGATATTTCCCTCATTATTTGAAAGAGAACCAGCAAAGTTGTTCAATTTTGTATGAATTTAAAAGAACTTAGGATCTGCTTTGTAACTGCTTCCATGTAAGCACATATATTCCTTAAAAAGTTCAATTAGAATTTCAATAATCTAGTCCTTTTGATAATTTGAGTTTTTAGTATTTCATAATTGCTTATACCTCAATAGCTAATCTAGCCTAATgtaacatttcatttcatttttgaacAGGTGCCCCAGTTATAGGTTTGGGTTTTACAGGGTCTTTGGTTGGTGGACAGCCGAAACGTGGAGACCACAGGTAGCGTTACTAatgaactttttaaaaaaaaaaaaaaatttagttttaccTTTTTATCTGCATagtgaacagaaaaaaaataaaaataaagggaCAACATCTATACTGGTATCAGTTTACTTGGCACAACAAGTTATGAAGATATTTACAGATGAGATAAGcttaaatattcaaatttaTAAATCATATTTAGCTGAAGTGGCATGAGGTTAATctttttgttcatgaccaaGATTCTATTTATCACTTATACTGGATGTTGTTCTCAATTTTGAACCTTTTGATTCTAAGATGGTCTGTTACTAACCCCAAATTAAGTGAATTTCATATGAACTCCATGTTTTACATAAAAGCAAGAAGCTGTCTAGTGTCTACCCAACTGGAAGTAACCACAACTAGCATTTCTGTGCAAATAGGCAAAAGGAAAACTCTTTGATGCATTAGCCTGTTAGCTGCTCATTTGACATTGCATTCCTAACCTCTACCACCTTTTTTTGTCTGCCTTCCTCACAGGTGATCAGTCCCAGCTTGAATTTTGATAATGTTCATTCCTTCTAAGACTTTTTTTTAGGCTGTCCTAGCATTTATTTGAATTTATTGACCCAACCTTAGCTCCActattatttttcataaaatgcaATTTGTAAGCAGCCCTGTGAAGGAGAAACCTTTTCTATGACTACAAGGATAAGACCATTTTTTATATCGATGATCAATCTAGGATTTCACATTGCCAGTGTTGGGGATTGTCTTCTAATTGACTGTCAtgttaaacttgttttttgttaattaACTTTTATTTTAAGTTATTATGTTTTCTTCCAACAGAAGTTCCTAGATCTTCACTATTTTCATCTTGTCCCACATGTTTCTATGTGATGTCTGTTTTGTAACTGGATAACTAAGTGCTGTCCTTTTAGGAGTTGtccattttgattttgatgtaCAGGTTTTACTTGTCAACTAGAACTTCTAACCGACTTTGGACATCTGAGGTCACTTTATCAAAGGTTTGCAAATTTTGACATTTGTTCTGCTGGTTATAATCTTAAGAGATGGGAAAAGTACACTAGATTCTCATGGCTTTTGGTAGGTAATTTTGTGTTGTTCAATTAGGGTCTACGAGATAGAGAACAAGAGGATAAGGTTTCAAGTTGTTCTGTAGTGTCGGTATgcctctctttccctttcctaGAGTTTTGATTCTTATTTTCATCTCTAgttgcttttttctttgcaCACAATCTTTTTTATATGTTCTAACACAAATGATGCAACCATGAATTGTTTGCATGGTATCAGATAACATCTCTGCTGAACATGTTCTATGGCATTGATGTTACCAATGTTGTAGATGTAACCGGTAATGGTCAAGTCCAAAGTTAGATAGATAATGTGGTGTTTTAGAAAAGGTTAGTTTAagtttttgtattaaaaattcAGTAAAGCAAAtcaggaaaaaataaaaatttaaggaAAATAGGAAAGAATTGTCTGCATGAAGAAACATGAATGAACTTAAGACAAATGATGAGTGTACGCTCTTGCTACTGATTAGATGCAGATTTTCTTAACCACTTAACTTGCCATCAATAATACTTAAACTGGTATCAAAATCAATAAGCTATGTCAAACAGGTGCAGGGTGCAGATCtgacattttacaaaaaatcaatggtgcaggtgtttcttttttttttttttttgggggggggggggtgttacGCAATATATATACCCAAATTGTGTTGACTTGGGTGCAGCTACTGTTTTAAGGAACCTCCGTGACTTATAAATAAGTTTTCGTTTTCGTTATGTATGGCTTACTCCTTGGAAGCTTCAAACAACTTTGTGATCTTAAAGTTTTGACTTTGTACTTCTTGAAGACAGATATAAGCTCTTAATAAAAGCTGTAAATGAAATCAGCCCTTTTACTTGAAGGCTTAAGCATGTAGAAAATACCATTTATGTCGAACTTAATGTTcagccttaattttttttttaacactcATGTTTTCAAGTTGTGACATAAGTTACAATACCTATCATACCAATATGATTTAGTGGGTGTATCgaaattttttacttattatggTATCGTTGTATCATTGAAGCTGGCTTTAGGGGTGTAGTGAATTGTTTGTCTTTCATAACTACATTGCGTAACGTATTGTGTCATGCACTGTTACATACAACACTGGATGTTGCAAAGCAGTTGTCTCATTCCTTTTATAATAGTGAAGTCGTTGATCATCTATTGTTTTTAAAGACCTTTTTCTGCTCATTGGAATTGAATGTGCTGTATTACATTTGCTCAAGGACATCTATAATAATTTCATCTTTACCTTCGTGTGCTTTGTCCAATATGTTCTATTTATCTCAAGCATGATTACTTTTCCacatttcttgcttctttttcttgtcttgTACTTTAAGGTagattaatttgtttatttaatgTGCTCAAGTAGGCAGTAGCAGATGCTTGCGGGGCAACAAGTGCACCTATCTCAATGCTAACAGAATCTGAAGTGCCTTATGAATGTGAAAGAATTTTCAATGAGGATCAAGAATTGCAACAACTTATAGAAGGACATATATGCATGAAAATCTATCCATTTATGCATGGTATGGTAAAATACGGTATCCGTTTAATTATCAGTTGTTTCTCACATTCTAACAACCTTGGGAACACGAACTTTCAGATGAAAACAACTCTAACTCGGAGAGAAAGATTATATTATCAGGCTCATTCAATCCCTTGCATGAAGGGCATCTCAAACTGTTGGAAGTAGCTTCAAGGTAATGAATTGTGGACTCCCTCAGTTTATGTTTTTCGGATGAATGCATCACAAATGTTCAGTGGCTTTCCATTTTTCAGACATTTTATATGGAGCCCTCAAATGTATGCcttattataatttataaagaGTATCTTTCCTATTGGCTATTGCCAACAGCAATAAGAAGTGTTCCTCCACTTGTCTTTGAACCTCTCTTTGTGTCCTTTATCTCATGCTATTTTTCTTCCTGGCATGAGCTTGATGCAATGGAGCAGAATCACATAAGTAGTTTAGAGTTAGTTAAATATTCACATGTAATCATTTGAATATAGGAACAAGTTTTACAGTGATTGATACCAAGAATTAGGTAGAGTAGTTCTGCAGTAATTTTGCTTGCTTAGCAAATCTTGGTGTTCTGAGTTTGGTACTTGATTATCCAATTTTATCACCTAAATCCTGGCAAGTCCTTCATCTTAAGGAATGAACAGTAAACAGTCTGATTACGAAGACATCTTAAAACCTTTTTTGTTGCTGATCTTACTTCATATTGTTTAATTTTCAGCATGTATCCTGATGCCTATCCATGCTTTGAGATATCTGCTGTAAATGCAGATAAGCCTCCACTAACAGTTTCCCAAATAAATGAACGAGTTGAGCAATTTAAAAAAGTAGGTGAGTATTATATATTGATCTGGGATACAGTATACatatttgaacatgaatgaatTTATCTTTAAGCCTCATAAACTTCCTAGACATTGTTGTACCTTCATTTCTGGCATGCCTAGAGATTTACTACTTCAGCTATGGTTGTTTAGAATGATTACTGCTTGTAAAAATTTACTTAAATTGTTGCTATTCTTATATTATTCTTGTATGTTGTTCAACACAAAAGTAGATGTTTGTATTACTCTGAAAACGTTACTTGATTATGGCTCTAAGCACTTGTAAATGTGCAATACCTAGTGATAATGCTTGTTGTAACTTGTCCAATAACGACTTTGCTGTTGTGCTTCATGTTCGATTCCAGCTCATTTCATTCTCATGAGACATAAGATTAACTGTGCAAGAgtaatttgtctttttttttattctgaacgGTTATAATGCTatctttttttgatattcaaGTTTAGTAGCGTATGCATACAAATGCTTGTTGACATTCTAGTTATCTTGCTCTGCTTTTGTAGACAATAGCTTGTTCAGGATTAAGCTTTCTATGAGAGTTATGTCCAATAAATTGCAAGCATGttttggtttctattttctgGTGATTCACAATGTACATCCCTGATCTTTGAAAAAGTTTATCTAGAAGATAAACACGTGCCTAAAGTTATAAACTTCAAGATACTACTTGGACTAGTTGGTTATGACTTATAAGTAGTAAATTTGATGCTGACTGATCTTATTTTTATAAGAgtttatgaaataatattttttcaataaaaatccAGTGAAAACTTTTCTCCAAATTCAATTAACCAGCTTCTGCAATAGTGAAAGTCTAGGCTGAAGCCGCTGAACACAGGTAATGGAATAGaacattaaatttttcaaataagtCATACTATGTTgcctcaaaaaataaaaaagaatgtatACAGATTCATGTAACAAAAGCAAATTTAGTTAATTACGACCTAAAAATCAAGTAAATTGGTCCAACACCTTACTGTAGATTCTAAACTAGGCTGGATCACTCCAAGAGCTCCAAAAGTGGGGTTCATTGGTCCAGCATACCTTCAGATATCTCCAACATGGTCAACTCGCATCTGAGAATAACTGGTCCAACTTCAAATACCTGTTCTCAAgaataaacaaagaaaacacaGGTAAAATAGCTCTAAACCTAGCCTAAGTACCTAAAATTCTAACCTGTCTTCATCAACCGTTGCCCCAATCTAGGATCAAGACTGTACATTCTAGAAAAACACAATAAgacttaaaaatattaaaacaaggTCTATCTAACTCGAAATAAGGAAGACCAAAAAGGGAATAGTATATAAACTAGCCTAAGATCCCAAGCAATAAGAGACAGaatcaacagattttttttatataggtcTGCTGGACAACAAGCCAAGTGATCTTTAAAAGAATCTATAGAATAAACCTAAGGTCTATGCTATACCAAGAAAGTTCATGGAAAAAAGTGATGGAGATCAAAAGGACTTCCAAGAGGGACTGAAATGATTTCTAAAACTATATGTTATGCGAAAATGTCCAAGTACAGAAAAATAATCAGATCAAAACGAGcacataacaaaaaatattaatctAAAATAGCTGGTTTGAAACGAGTACAGAACCAAAATATTAATCCGAAAATTCTGGTTTAACAGTAACCAACAACCAATCTAAGAACACAAGACAGCATATGTTAAAAGGAGTTAAAGAAACCCCCCATTTGCCAAAATTATCAGATGCACAGAAACATTTTTGTTATCTGCTATACTTTAAACCAGTCTGTGAAGGTGAGATCTGGACAATCACAAAAAtgagcagaattttttttttttagaactaGGCTTCCTAGTCTTTCTAACAAGTGTAACATAACTGAATTGATTTAGCAAAACAGGCCACACAGAATTTTCTCTGCAGAATCAGACAGAGAAAAGGCAGGAAACAGGCCAGAAAGCTAAACAACTTTAAAAATCTAGAACACTATGAAAATGATTCCTaacattcaaacaaaattacCTTGTAAATCTACATTCCTAAACTACAAAAGGACACTAAAGAACTTGAGAAGATACCCCAGCTACTTAGAGATAAAGTCAACAGTGGGAGGACCCTGTTATGCCACTGTATGAAAGAACCCTGTGAAGGAGGAAGCAGGTGTTAATTGATTAGTAAATCGTAAGATATATCTCAGATcaagttcaaattttaaacataGTTACTGGACACAATTACACACCAATAGTCAGATTCTTTGGACCACAGACTCTGAACCAATCTGTGGAACAGCGGCTAAATTCTGACAGAAACAGGTTCTAATCAGGGTTCAGAATGGTTCTGACTTTGAATGTCTAACTAAATAGAAATAAAtccaaaaatcacaaaaaagtaCCTATAATCTAGTTAATACAATAAGGGaaataatgcaaaaaagtaCATAAAAGTATGTACGAGAACTTAAGATATGTAACTTTGAAGTCAGGTCTGCAGGTCTGACTTGCTTACAGAGATGGACCTTATCTTCAAATCCGAGTATGGCAGACTTTAAATAGGACCTGACTGGAGTAGCTGttaaaaaatatgagatttaATATCAAAATAACTAATTGAACATGCATTGAAAACCTAATACTATCTCACGAGGTAATAATAAGGGATTAGTGGATTACCTAAGTGATCCTAGATTGGAGGGGTTATAAATTATAATAACTGATGATCGACCTCTTGGTGCACAGTTTCCAGGAAAGAAACCGCACCGCCTATGCAGCCATCTTCCACATGTTAGGgggagaacaagaagaagaagaggcttGAAGGGGACTtgacaaggtttttttttttttttggaagggTGGGAATCCCTGATGTCAGGTTTTGTGGGTTTAAAGATCCAAGGGTTTTAGAGGGAAATGGACAGTTGAGGTGGGAGGAGAAAAGGGACGGACGgaggagagaggaggagggtgaaagaaagagagttccAAGAGCGGGCAGCACCTTTTAGAGAGGTTTTAAAGAAACAAAGGGAGTTTCAGGGGACCCAGATCCAATTTTCTCTTTACTTAAAAATCAGATAGAAATCTCCTTTTCCACTTGGGGCTTGGATCCTAAATCTGCTTCTCCTTTTCACATGAAATGCATGAATTAATTATTTAGATTCTGCATATTTCATGATTAATCATTGACTAGTTGGATTCtcttttcctcttattttgGGGAGAGGGGGGAATGAGGTTTCAGGTACTTGACATGCTTAATTACTTCTCAGGGACCTGTGATCAATTGGTGCTTTGTTGACTATATTGCAGACTTTGTTTTTACATGATCTGAAGAGGGTGTGAGAGTCATTGTCATGGTCAGAAGTGTAGGTTTTGTATAATTCTATTCATAGTGATATAACACTTTTTGTTTGTTCACTTTTTATTACTACTTATTAGCGAGATCATATTTGGCTTGCACAATTGGTTCGCTCTTTCTATGATATTGTAAATGGCACCATCTTCAGGGTTTTGAAGTATTAGTTTGCTGGTGCTCTTGAGCAACATTTTGCTGTCAACCTTGTCTATATCTGAAAACTGAAGGCGCCAGCCATTTTCTTTAATATCAGCAGGTTAATTTGCATCTTGTtctaaaaattatttgaaaattaagCCAAATTGCACCAAAGTACAGATACGTTTCTTCATTAAATTTTGGATTGGACACTACTACATTTATCCTTGTTGTTTGAGCAATGGTGAGTTCTCTCATGACAGGGAAAACAGTCATTATATCCAACCAGCCATACTTCTATAAGAAGGCGGAGCTTTTTCCTGGGAGTGTGTTTGTAATCGGTGCAGACACTGCAGTAAGGCTAATTGATGTAAgctgttttcttttccctgctTGGTACTATCACCTATGTAACAATCTATTTTATGAACCTTGAATCAATTGTGCCCAGGATGGGTCTCCCCAGATTATACTGGAACATGAATGAGTAATCGATCAAATGCATATATAGTTGCAGTGATGTGCTCATACAGTTGCAGTAATTAATATAACAAACAGAGTTTCTTTAGAATTAAGTCGTGCGCTTTGTTTTaaccccaaaaaaatttcaaaccagTCCAATGAAATAATGAATTGCCTTCCTCCTATATTATTCTGAGCATTTTCCCAGCATTCTTTTGTGGCTTTGGTAAATGTTTTCACTTCAAATTGCAAAGCATACTTGTCATTTGTCAAGGTCCCTACAGGGGCAACCTATTAAAGAAAGTAAACAAGAAGCATGTATGGCTGCAGAAGTTATGAAGCATGAACTCTTTTTTGGTTTATCTGATGGCGAGGGTGACCCTGACCACCAAGCTTATCAGGACAACACCACGGGAAAGCCTTATGAACCATGAAACACATGCTACCAACTTAAACAATGAGTGAGCAAAGTATCACTTGTGCCTGCAACTTGTCATTAGGACTTGATGAAGCATTGACTTTTCAAAATCGTTCTTATTGTAGGATACACACAAGTATGATACAATTTCTTTTCGCATAAAAAGTTTTCATAAAAATCTGTTTGGTAGCAGGCGGTGGGGTTCTGTTCACAAATATAAGCCGTGTACTTGTCTTACTGTAAGTTTGGAATAGGAGCTTGGAACGCATGATTTTTCCTTATTCCAAATTATGATAttaatttttatcttcttcttatttGTTAGTTATGATATTCACTTTATCTCCATCATCTCATTCATCCTTCTGTTATTTCGTGGCTTCCTTAGTTTTTCCCTTCCTGCATTGTTGCTCATGGTTAAGAATAGGAAGAAGCAGAGTGTCATTGCTTTCCTACATTCTTCAATCAGTGCCTCGGAGGACAATATGGCTTGTAAGAAATGATATTCTGTTTAGAGGTGCCCGTTTGCATGTGTCAAAGATGTCCATCGGCATTTCTGTTTTGTACCGGGTCTCTGGCAACAATACTTGATTTTAAGTATTGTCATTGGCTCTTTAtgtttggtttggtttctatttCTTGTAAGATCTATTCCCGATTCACTCGGGAAGGTGGTTCCCTCTAACATCTTGTTGGAGGTGCCCCTCGTATTGGGCTACTGATAGTAATGTTGAAA
This window of the Nymphaea colorata isolate Beijing-Zhang1983 chromosome 2, ASM883128v2, whole genome shotgun sequence genome carries:
- the LOC116248141 gene encoding uncharacterized protein LOC116248141 is translated as MRACLARSDFSNLDFVKKKESHLELMDGAVRAIIEAIHASPSQAVLYVTGGASQALGWLMSVPGASNTILEVLVPYSRASMAQLLGKVPTQFASRHTAEELALLAYNRGTQLSKTGAPVIGLGFTGSLVGGQPKRGDHRFYLSTRTSNRLWTSEVTLSKGLRDREQEDKVSSCSVVSAVADACGATSAPISMLTESEVPYECERIFNEDQELQQLIEGHICMKIYPFMHDENNSNSERKIILSGSFNPLHEGHLKLLEVASSMYPDAYPCFEISAVNADKPPLTVSQINERVEQFKKVGKTVIISNQPYFYKKAELFPGSVFVIGADTAVRLIDPKYYGGVYERMVETLVGCKKDSCIFLVGGRNVNGVFKVLEDFPMPSELKGLFVSIPEEKFRLDISSTEIREKLR